From Atribacterota bacterium, a single genomic window includes:
- a CDS encoding AI-2E family transporter encodes MSPNENNDFYKTTTRLIIQIAVILLIVLNFNSFINLIKFIWGIISPLFLGAGIAFVLNIIVSRYERIYFPNSCNGFILKTRRTVCIFLSIFTVVLVLFLFLYILIPQISQFIHLLSTQLPTMYEKTVEWIIGHSEKYPIIKQRIKELDISGEAALNKSLEIMNSWTFGSVSFIGIVFGKIIEFVLAIIFSIYILFDKNTVKKNYQKLSNTYLSSKTRERLAKIIKITNDTFSSFFLGQFKEAVILGILCTIGMIILRLPYPTTIGSVVGLSSIIPMVGAYIGAAFGILLIIVVDWFSAVIFLIFIIILQQIESNFIYPKIVGDTIGLPGIWVFAAIVVGTGLMGFLGILLGVPIVATIYKLLNQS; translated from the coding sequence ATGTCACCAAATGAAAATAATGATTTCTATAAAACAACAACCAGGTTAATTATACAAATAGCTGTAATTCTTTTAATAGTTTTAAATTTTAACAGCTTTATTAACCTGATAAAATTCATTTGGGGGATAATATCGCCTTTGTTTCTTGGTGCAGGCATTGCTTTCGTATTAAATATAATTGTCAGTAGGTATGAGAGAATATATTTTCCCAATAGCTGCAATGGGTTTATTTTAAAGACCCGCAGGACCGTATGTATTTTTTTATCTATATTTACGGTTGTATTAGTATTATTTTTGTTTTTGTACATTCTGATTCCCCAAATAAGTCAATTTATCCATTTATTGTCGACTCAATTGCCAACAATGTACGAGAAAACTGTAGAATGGATTATAGGTCATTCAGAAAAATACCCAATTATCAAACAGAGAATTAAGGAGTTGGATATAAGTGGTGAAGCTGCACTAAATAAAAGTCTGGAAATTATGAACAGCTGGACGTTTGGCTCGGTATCTTTTATTGGGATTGTTTTTGGTAAAATTATTGAATTTGTGCTAGCAATAATATTTAGTATATATATTTTGTTTGATAAAAATACTGTGAAAAAGAATTATCAGAAATTAAGTAATACTTATTTGAGCAGTAAAACAAGAGAACGATTAGCTAAAATTATAAAAATAACAAATGATACATTTTCCAGTTTTTTTCTGGGACAATTTAAAGAAGCAGTTATATTAGGTATTCTATGCACTATCGGCATGATAATATTGAGATTACCTTACCCAACTACTATTGGCTCTGTAGTTGGATTATCTTCTATTATTCCAATGGTGGGAGCTTATATAGGGGCAGCCTTTGGCATTCTATTAATTATAGTTGTTGATTGGTTTAGTGCAGTTATTTTCTTAATATTTATTATTATCTTACAACAAATTGAAAGTAATTTTATTTATCCAAAAATTGTAGGTGATACAATTGGCCTTCCTGGAATATGGGTATTTGCTGCAATTGTTGTGGGAACGGGACTAATGGGTTTTTTAGGAATTTTGTTAGGAGTTCCTATTGTAGCAACAATCTACAAATTACTTAATCAATCTTGA
- a CDS encoding class I SAM-dependent methyltransferase, giving the protein MAAAGAKVVSFDLSEEQLKKDCDVAKRDRLQIRSVQGDMASLCEFADESFDLIFHPISNVFVPDVTTVWSECHRILKNGGDLLAGVMNPSFFLFDHEEAEKCGELIVKRKLPFSEPHDLNNSQRTQWEANKNPAQFSHSLNTQIDGQIAAGFAIIGFYEDSWSDEATLLNRFSPTSIATGARKL; this is encoded by the coding sequence TTGGCGGCTGCGGGTGCAAAAGTAGTCAGCTTTGACCTTTCTGAAGAGCAGCTTAAGAAAGATTGTGATGTTGCAAAACGTGACAGGCTTCAGATACGCAGTGTCCAGGGTGATATGGCAAGCCTTTGTGAATTTGCTGATGAAAGTTTTGACCTGATATTCCATCCGATTTCCAATGTCTTTGTCCCTGATGTAACAACAGTTTGGTCAGAGTGTCACCGTATTTTAAAAAACGGTGGAGACCTGCTGGCAGGGGTTATGAATCCCTCTTTTTTTCTATTTGACCATGAAGAAGCAGAAAAGTGCGGGGAATTAATTGTAAAAAGAAAATTACCATTTTCAGAACCTCATGATCTTAACAACAGCCAAAGAACTCAATGGGAAGCGAATAAAAACCCGGCACAGTTCAGTCATTCATTGAATACCCAGATTGACGGGCAGATAGCGGCTGGTTTTGCCATAATTGGGTTTTATGAAGATTCCTGGTCAGATGAGGCAACATTGCTTAATCGGTTTTCGCCGACGTCTATTGCCACAGGCGCAAGAAAACTTTAA
- a CDS encoding LuxR C-terminal-related transcriptional regulator, whose protein sequence is MSEISSKEVARLWGISQRRVQVYCAEGRISGARRVGHMWMIPSGVSKPVDPRLASAEKKSHYWPNFFLLDSTIMQMDSVQQMIDSTTDNLQRKQLIGEIAYMQGDYQKAAGCIDGVRDDSPGYLHALAISTAAKIGVGDLKAFQATWNKLKELRHRHSDTPGICRMVELVQGLLALSAYVPENCPDWILKGVLNDLPYSSCPMALYLRAKGMLALGQIKQLVSTAEATLSFSSSSGSGIQDVYLYIILAHGYVYLQNMDKAYDTLLHAVNICLPKGFISPVAESISSLLGIGERCLKKAYPRFQTPVLSLHRQISPPWLKIHNILTHKNITSLLTRREYQVALSVVGGFNNHECAKRLGISVSTVKGHLQSVYQKLNISSRKALKQFIISA, encoded by the coding sequence ATGTCCGAAATTTCAAGCAAAGAAGTTGCCAGGCTTTGGGGTATTAGCCAGCGGCGAGTACAAGTATATTGTGCTGAGGGCAGAATATCCGGTGCCAGACGTGTGGGGCATATGTGGATGATTCCCTCCGGGGTGTCTAAACCTGTAGACCCACGACTTGCTTCTGCAGAAAAGAAAAGCCACTATTGGCCGAATTTTTTTCTCCTGGATAGTACTATTATGCAAATGGATAGCGTTCAGCAGATGATTGATTCAACCACAGACAATTTGCAAAGAAAACAATTAATAGGTGAAATCGCATATATGCAAGGTGATTATCAGAAAGCAGCGGGATGCATTGATGGTGTGAGAGATGACAGTCCGGGTTATTTACATGCCCTTGCTATCTCAACAGCTGCAAAAATTGGAGTAGGAGACTTAAAGGCTTTTCAAGCTACCTGGAACAAATTGAAAGAATTAAGACATAGACACTCAGATACACCTGGAATATGCCGCATGGTTGAACTCGTTCAGGGTTTGCTGGCTCTTAGCGCATACGTTCCAGAGAATTGCCCTGACTGGATTTTAAAAGGCGTGTTGAATGATTTACCTTACTCTTCCTGCCCGATGGCTCTTTATTTGCGTGCTAAAGGTATGCTGGCATTAGGACAGATAAAACAACTGGTCAGTACTGCTGAAGCTACACTGTCTTTTTCTTCTTCTTCCGGTTCCGGTATTCAAGATGTTTATCTTTATATCATATTAGCCCACGGGTATGTTTATCTGCAAAACATGGATAAGGCATATGATACATTGCTGCATGCGGTGAATATCTGTCTTCCAAAAGGCTTTATTTCACCTGTAGCTGAAAGCATCTCCTCTCTGCTGGGCATTGGGGAGAGATGTCTTAAAAAAGCCTATCCCCGGTTTCAGACGCCAGTACTGTCTTTGCACCGGCAAATATCTCCTCCCTGGCTAAAAATTCACAATATACTTACCCATAAAAATATTACCAGCTTACTAACCCGTCGGGAGTATCAGGTAGCTTTGAGTGTAGTTGGTGGATTTAACAATCACGAATGTGCTAAACGGTTAGGTATTTCGGTCAGCACTGTCAAAGGGCATCTGCAATCGGTTTATCAGAAGTTAAATATCTCCAGCCGAAAGGCTTTGAAACAATTCATCATATCTGCATAA
- a CDS encoding right-handed parallel beta-helix repeat-containing protein, whose protein sequence is MDGGGNGSVLSIEYSDNITIERFTIQNGEEGLGGGIKINGCSPTVQKNVIQNNAGGGIYVDDSSAIILDNTIKYNESFSGGGIEVLRNSSSIIKGNIITYNIAETVGGGISIESCAGNVPVIIGNFIAYNTAKLYGGIYMVPDTYYDIPPVIGGTYFSDKDNFSTIWSNICDLDQIFPMYYSNNYVYDTCP, encoded by the coding sequence ATTGATGGTGGAGGAAATGGGAGTGTGCTTTCAATTGAATATAGTGACAATATTACCATAGAAAGGTTTACCATTCAAAACGGAGAGGAAGGTCTGGGTGGTGGGATAAAAATAAATGGTTGTTCACCCACTGTTCAGAAAAATGTCATTCAAAATAATGCAGGAGGAGGAATCTATGTTGATGATAGTTCAGCAATTATTCTGGACAATACCATTAAATACAATGAATCATTTTCTGGTGGAGGTATTGAGGTTCTTAGAAACAGCTCTTCCATTATAAAAGGAAATATCATTACTTACAACATAGCAGAAACTGTAGGTGGTGGAATTTCTATAGAATCTTGTGCGGGCAACGTCCCTGTTATTATAGGCAATTTTATTGCTTATAACACAGCGAAGCTATACGGAGGGATTTATATGGTTCCAGATACTTATTATGATATTCCACCTGTAATCGGGGGTACATATTTTTCTGATAAAGACAATTTTAGTACTATATGGAGTAACATCTGTGATTTAGATCAGATTTTTCCAATGTATTATTCTAATAATTATGTTTATGATACATGCCCATGA
- a CDS encoding InlB B-repeat-containing protein, which translates to MIKKNNLLFLLILLLSLLLGSCLPTPHLNEGILKGQALVPVGTQSKSLTGETLPYAAVHIIDPVTSQVIAIAITDGEGYYQVLVPAGGPYLLEVVKKRVRLEQLTCVVEAGTEYDLGTVDCLSTAAALIVQAILEEGALLSEIDCAIIMADPCFSDVSSVVCRIIEGGGDPTISIQVAKAIQDFLHPPVPSPTPSPPPIPTYTVTFDENGGDTTANPITMKKKSGQSLGTLPTPPIRANYTFTSWNTESDGSGTEFTGSTFITDDITVYAQWLAVDYSLALSVTPINSGTATGEGIYHVSDAVQIIATPNTGFIFVNWTDDDNGNAIVSTHSIHDFTMAAANVNYTANFVPTYALTMAVNPIGSGTVIDNTSTSPYTEGMLLSISAVAKAGYEFINWSTTSVGTFEDATSASTTFTMPAEAALVTANFRCAPGYIYNGDEYDHYWTYGYIEGSGYYSKDNNYLYLTAGDYGAFAERSYVTDYPIDLTCINSIVIDWSNTGDDYDRNMSYLVVSSSSKHGNYDTDADARLERNRKFDRSTNTLNVSSLSGSYYIRVHARDDNSFQSGDDSRISVYSIELRK; encoded by the coding sequence TTGATAAAGAAAAATAATTTACTTTTTCTTTTGATATTGCTTTTATCTTTATTATTAGGCAGCTGCCTGCCTACACCTCACCTCAACGAGGGTATCCTGAAAGGACAGGCCCTGGTCCCGGTAGGGACACAGAGCAAAAGCTTAACCGGAGAGACTCTTCCCTATGCCGCAGTCCATATTATTGATCCTGTTACATCACAGGTGATAGCCATCGCAATCACTGATGGAGAAGGCTACTATCAGGTTCTGGTACCTGCTGGCGGTCCCTATCTCTTAGAAGTGGTCAAAAAGAGAGTAAGGTTAGAGCAGTTGACATGTGTGGTAGAAGCCGGCACAGAGTATGACTTGGGGACAGTTGATTGTCTAAGCACTGCTGCTGCTCTTATTGTCCAGGCTATACTCGAAGAAGGAGCACTTCTTTCTGAAATTGATTGTGCTATCATAATGGCTGATCCTTGTTTTAGTGATGTTTCTAGTGTAGTTTGTCGTATTATAGAGGGTGGGGGAGATCCCACCATCTCAATCCAGGTTGCTAAGGCTATCCAGGATTTCCTGCATCCACCAGTACCATCACCCACTCCTAGCCCACCACCAATCCCAACCTACACTGTAACATTTGATGAAAATGGCGGTGATACAACAGCAAATCCAATCACTATGAAGAAAAAAAGCGGGCAGAGTTTAGGGACATTGCCCACACCACCAATCAGGGCTAATTATACCTTCACCAGCTGGAATACAGAATCAGATGGATCTGGAACCGAATTTACCGGATCAACATTTATAACAGATGACATCACCGTCTATGCTCAGTGGCTAGCTGTTGATTACTCTCTTGCCTTATCTGTTACTCCTATAAATTCCGGTACAGCAACCGGTGAGGGAATCTATCATGTGAGTGACGCAGTTCAGATTATAGCTACTCCTAATACTGGTTTTATTTTTGTGAATTGGACTGATGATGATAACGGTAATGCGATCGTTTCTACACATTCCATCCATGACTTTACCATGGCTGCTGCCAATGTAAACTATACCGCTAACTTTGTGCCTACTTATGCCTTGACCATGGCCGTCAATCCGATAGGAAGCGGAACGGTAATAGATAACACAAGCACCAGTCCCTATACTGAAGGTATGTTGTTGAGTATCTCGGCAGTTGCAAAAGCTGGGTATGAATTTATCAACTGGAGTACTACGTCAGTTGGCACCTTTGAGGATGCCACCAGTGCCAGTACCACCTTCACCATGCCCGCAGAAGCTGCCCTAGTAACTGCTAATTTTAGATGTGCGCCCGGGTATATTTACAATGGAGATGAGTATGATCATTATTGGACTTATGGGTATATCGAAGGATCAGGCTACTATAGCAAAGATAATAATTATTTATATTTAACAGCTGGAGATTATGGTGCATTTGCCGAAAGGTCTTATGTTACAGATTATCCGATAGACCTTACATGCATTAATAGCATAGTTATTGATTGGAGCAATACTGGTGATGATTACGACAGAAATATGAGTTATCTGGTCGTTTCATCATCTTCCAAACATGGTAATTATGATACTGATGCTGATGCAAGACTGGAAAGAAATAGAAAATTTGATAGAAGCACAAATACTTTAAATGTCAGTAGTCTTAGCGGTAGTTACTATATCAGAGTGCATGCCAGGGATGATAATAGTTTTCAAAGTGGTGATGATTCAAGAATAAGTGTATACAGTATAGAATTACGAAAATAA
- a CDS encoding mucoidy inhibitor MuiA family protein, whose protein sequence is MKRIIYLIVFLTFLVIPLQFQSMAILQDIWIDSKISQVYVYPQSAMIVREGKVELDQGRYRVIFDNILEVFDEKTINVETLQTGKENAKVTGVSIETEILSEEPEEKIRQLQNEISNLERENKRITNEKSGLSDKKEFLNSIIYLFQDQRMYGNSGNTSTLIPSTEQLEDIYTFLNDKLKENYNQTLICDFELETNQAKIDYLQKQILLISDSQRETKKVISVDLEVLRKSNFSIILSYFISGEVSWEPVYDARIDISENRIDFITYALVRQATGTDWKDVSLFLSTARPTISGQLPPIVPWILRPYQPDQRIGQKMEAPMAFREDTDAVSMSAVAEQEFSVPVEYGGTSVTFNIPEKTSIYSGSKQEKILISEQEMSGAFNYKTFPRGNPFVYFNTFLENDLAIPLLPGQVNIFLDSGFTGDTAIGYIPPGEDFDLSLGIAENVKVKRELLKKFRDQTVIANIPSLKITTKYEYKITVENFQDMNSFIEIFETVPISEDDRIQINIDQVTPEPKVKDWNDKKGVWMWEYLLEPHDKIEIGIVYSVIHPRDMQIVGLVD, encoded by the coding sequence ATGAAAAGAATCATTTATTTAATAGTATTCTTGACCTTTTTAGTTATCCCTCTTCAATTTCAATCGATGGCTATTCTACAAGATATTTGGATAGATTCCAAGATAAGTCAAGTCTATGTTTATCCTCAATCAGCGATGATCGTGAGAGAAGGGAAGGTCGAACTGGACCAGGGGCGTTACCGCGTCATCTTTGATAATATTTTAGAAGTATTTGATGAAAAAACAATTAATGTAGAAACTTTACAGACAGGGAAGGAGAACGCGAAAGTTACCGGGGTTAGCATCGAAACGGAAATTTTGTCGGAAGAACCAGAAGAAAAAATAAGGCAATTGCAGAATGAAATCAGCAATCTGGAGAGAGAAAATAAAAGAATCACAAATGAGAAGAGCGGTTTGAGCGATAAGAAAGAATTTTTAAATTCCATTATCTATCTTTTTCAAGACCAAAGGATGTACGGAAACTCCGGGAACACTTCAACCCTCATACCCTCAACTGAACAGTTGGAAGATATCTATACTTTTTTAAATGACAAGCTAAAGGAAAATTATAACCAAACCCTGATCTGCGATTTTGAACTTGAGACAAATCAGGCAAAGATTGATTACTTGCAAAAGCAGATTCTCCTAATTTCCGATAGTCAAAGAGAAACAAAAAAAGTCATATCTGTAGACTTAGAAGTCTTACGGAAAAGTAATTTTAGTATTATTTTATCCTATTTTATCAGCGGGGAGGTAAGTTGGGAACCTGTTTATGATGCGAGGATAGATATCAGTGAAAATCGGATTGATTTCATAACCTATGCTTTGGTCAGACAAGCCACCGGGACCGATTGGAAGGATGTATCTTTATTCCTATCCACTGCCAGGCCAACTATTTCAGGACAATTACCTCCGATAGTGCCTTGGATTTTAAGACCTTATCAGCCTGATCAAAGAATAGGTCAAAAAATGGAAGCTCCAATGGCATTCCGGGAAGATACAGACGCGGTTTCTATGAGTGCTGTAGCGGAACAGGAATTTTCAGTGCCTGTTGAATATGGTGGCACCAGTGTAACTTTTAATATTCCGGAAAAGACTTCTATCTATTCGGGTAGCAAGCAGGAAAAAATATTAATTTCTGAACAAGAAATGTCAGGTGCATTTAACTATAAGACTTTTCCCAGGGGAAATCCTTTTGTATATTTTAATACTTTTCTGGAAAATGACTTAGCCATTCCTTTATTGCCGGGTCAAGTGAATATCTTTTTAGATAGTGGTTTTACAGGAGATACTGCCATTGGTTATATCCCTCCGGGAGAAGATTTTGATCTTTCTTTGGGTATTGCCGAAAATGTAAAAGTGAAAAGAGAACTTTTAAAGAAATTTAGGGATCAGACAGTGATTGCAAATATACCATCTTTGAAGATAACCACAAAATATGAATATAAAATCACAGTAGAAAATTTTCAGGATATGAATTCATTTATTGAAATTTTTGAAACGGTTCCTATCTCCGAAGATGATCGAATACAAATTAACATTGATCAGGTTACGCCAGAACCTAAAGTGAAGGATTGGAACGATAAAAAGGGAGTTTGGATGTGGGAATATTTGTTGGAACCTCATGATAAAATCGAAATTGGTATCGTTTATTCGGTGATTCATCCTAGAGATATGCAGATTGTCGGGCTGGTTGACTGA